The DNA window GCTCAAAGAAACCTGGCTGAAGCTGTTGAAAAAAATAAAATTATTTCAGTTGAAATTGTTAATAGAAAATGTCCTTTATGCAAGAAATCCATGCCCAGCATAATATGTAAAGATTGCGGTTCATTCACAATTATTGGAAAATATTGTCCCAATTGTGATAAAGAATTGAATTCTAATCAAGATTCATGTCCTTCATGTAAAAGAACTGCTGTTTCATATAAAAAAACATTTGTTAATATTTCTGAAATTTTTAATGAAGCTTGTAAACAATTAAATACTCAAACTCTCAAGCTTGTTAAATGCGTTAAAGGCTTATCTAATGAAATGAAGGTTCCTGAACCTATAGAAAAGGGTATTTTAAGAGCCAAATATGATCTATCTGTTTTTAAAGATGGGACCATTAGATTTGATGCTACTAATGCTGTGTTATCTCATTTTAAACCATCAGAGGTAAGTGTCTCAATTGAAAAATTAAAATCTATAGGATACTTATATGATAAAGATGGTAAATCATTAGTTAATGAAAATCAATTATGTCAATTGAACATCCAAGACATAATTATTCCAAGGAAATGTGGAGAATATTTTATTAAAGTGACTAAATTTATTGATGAACTTTTAGAAAAAGTATATAATCTTCCCCCATTCTACAACGTTAACTCTCTAGAAGATCTAGTTGGACATTTAATTATAGGTTTATCTCCTCACACATCTGTTGGAGTTTTAGGAAGAATAGTAGGGTTTACCAACGCTAATGTATGTTTTGCACATCCAATTTGGCATGCTGCTAAAAGAAGAGATTGTGACGGAGACGAAGATAGCTTAGCTTTAGTTATGGATGTTCTTCTTAATTTTTCTAAAGCTTTTCTTCCTGAAAAAATAGGGGGGATGATGGATGCTCCTATATTGTTAAACTTAATTGTTGATCCAAAGGAAGTTGCTAGACAAGCATTTAATATAGAAACGGTAGAACGTCTCCCTTTAGAATTTTATGAAAACGCATGCAATCAAATTGATTCAAAAATAGCAGTAAACCTAGCCGATGTATACCTTAATAGGTTAGGGAAAGAAGAGATGTATAATCAAATATTCTTTACACATATGGTTGACAATATAAATGCTGGCACTCTTGAAAGCTCATACACGAAGTTTAAATCTATGCTTGAAAAACTTGTTGAGCAGTTAGATCTAGCAGAAAAAATTCGAGCTGTAGAGGCTAAAGAGGTAGCTAAAAAAGTTGTTTCAACTCATCTTTTAAGAGATTTAGCTGGCAATTTAAAAGCTTTCTCAAACCAAAGATTTAGATGCAAAAAATGTAATACTAAGTATAGACGAATTCCTTTACGCGGTAAATGCTTAAAATGCGGTGGAGAATTGTCTCTTACAGTATTTAAAGGAACTATTGAGAAATATCTTGAAATAACTAAGGATTTAGTTGAAAAATATGATATTGGAGAATACTACCAGCAGAGGGTAAACTTAATATCTATGGAGCTTCAATCTATATTTAAAAGCTTTGAAAAACAAAAAGCTTTAAGTGAATTTATTTAAATAAATTTAAAAATATTTCGGGAGAAGATTTTTGGAATTCCTTCATCCTAAAGCCTATTTAATTAATAAAAGAAACGTTAAAGCAGGGTTATCTGCAAGAACCAAAATTTTGCTTTCATTAGAAAGAGGCGGTAAGAAAATTAAAGAAATATGCCAAGAAACCGGTTTATCTTATGCTTCAGTTTTACATCATATAAAACTTTTAATTAAAGAGCAGGTTGTTAAACATGGGGTAGATAAAAAACCTTACGTATATGCTTTAACAGAGTATGGACAGCAAAAACTAGTTTGACCTTTTTTAAATATTTTCTTTACAAATGCATGGAAGTGAATGGCATTTAGGGCATTCTCCACCATATTTTTTAAAAGCGGCTTCTTCAAGATTTATTTCAAGCAAATTGCATGCGCTGCATAACCAAGCTAAAACATCAGCCGCTTCGCTCTCTAACTCTGCTTTATTAAAGCGAATTAAAGCGGTGGAAAACTCTCCCACTTCTGAAACTAACCATAAAACTGTTTTGTAAGGCCCCCTTCTCGAATCCCTCTCATAATATATTCTCTTCATAAGGTCCTGAAACTCTCTTAAGCTTCCCATATTTAACCCTTTCCTCTAATTTAAACTACCTGCAAAACTTTAAAATATTGGTTTATTAAATATACAAGTTAAAAAATCATTAAAAAAGGTGAAGTAAAATTTGAGTAGTATAGAAGCTAGAGCATATTATGATAAAATTTTCGAGCTGCTTGAGCAACATCATAAATGGTTTTCAGAAAGCATTCCTTTAATTGCAAGCGAGAATATTCCAAGCCCTGCTGTTAGAGAAGCGATAATTACTGACTTCGGAAACCGCTACGCGGAAAAAGTTTCAGCCTAAAGCTGAAGCTTCCGTATGGTTGGCCTGGAGAAAGAGTTTACGCTGGTTGTGTTTACATAGATCAAGTTGAACTGTTATGTATAGAAATAGCTAAAAAACTTTTTAAAGCTGAATTCGCTGATGTAAGGCCTACTTCAGGAGTTTGCGCTAATCTAATTGCTTATACAACTTTTACAAATCCTGGAGATAGAATGCTTTCTTTAGCTATTCCTAATGGGGGTCACATAAGTTATGGAAAAATGAAGCTTGGTGGAACTGCTGGAGCGGTAAGAGGACTAGTTGTCGAATATCTTCCCTTTAACTATGAGGAAATGAATATTGATGTTGATGAAGCTAAAAAGAAAATAGAGACAATGGCTAAAGAAGAGAAAAATCCGCCAAAATTAGTTGTTTTTGGAGCTTCAGTTTTCCCATTTCCTCATCCAGTTAAAGAGTTAGCTGAAGTTATTCATGATGTTGAAGGAATAGTTTGCTATGATGCAGCGCATGTTCTTGGTTTAATTGCTGGAGGTAAATTTCAAGATCCTTTAAGAGAAGGTGCTGATGTGATGACTGGCAGCACGCATAAAACTTTATTTGGGCCTCAAGGAGGAATAGTGCTTTCATGGAATAAGTATGCTGATAGAATTAAGCGTGCAACTTTCCCTGGAAATGTAAGTAACCATCATTTACATCACTTAGCTGGAAAAGCTGTAGCTTTCGCTGAAATGCTTGCTTTCGGAAAGGAGTATGCTGAGCAAGTTGTAAGAAATGCTAAAGCTTTAGGGCAAGCTCTATATGAAAGAGGCTTTAACGTTCTTGGAGAAAAGAAAGGGTTTACAGAATCTCATGTATTAATAATAGATATTACAAAGTATGGGGATGGTAGAACAATAGAGAAAAAGCTTGAGCAAGCAAACATAATTTTAAATAGAAACCTATTGCCTTATGATTTAAAGTTTGGCAGACATTTTGAAGCTCCTGGTGGAATTAGATGCGGTCTTTCAGAATGCACAAGGCTAGGAATGAAAGAAAGCGATATGATTCAAATCGCTGAGTTCATAGAACGTATAGTAATTAAAAATGAGCATCCTGAAAAAGTTAAAAAGGATATTGTAGAGTTTAGAAAGAACTTCCGTAAAGTTCACTATGCTTTTGAATCAACTAGAGATGCTTACGAGTATTTGCGAATAAGATAAAACTAAAGCTTTTTCACCTTTAATTTTTGGAGGTTTAAAGTTTTGAGTAGAGAGAAAAGGCGTAAAAGAGAAGCACCGATGCCTGCTGCAAGCGCAGGTTTATTAAGCTTTTTTGAAGAAGAAACTGGAGGAGTAAAACTTAGACCTGAAATAGTGCTTTTCTTAGCTATAGGGTTAATAGTTATAAGTTTAATCGCATACTTTTTAGGTTAATGTTTTTTGAGTAGCCTCTGGAAGAAACTCAGCTTTAACCCCAAGCTTTTTTTGTAGAAATGATTTAATTTCGCTTTGACCGGTAAATAAGTGGATTTTCCTCGCTTTAGTTTGTTTTATATAATTGATTAATTGATTAAAGTCTGCGTGACTGCTTAATGGAAAAGCGTCTCCACTAAAGTTTAAAGCCCATCCTGTAGCTACAGCTTTGGCAAACTCTTCTCCATTAACGATTGGGTTTGAAGAAACATAAATTAGGGGAAACTCTTTTTTAACTTCATAAACTGGTTCCTCTTGATAATTTAATACTATATGTGATTTTAAATAAGCTTTGTTAACTTTTGCAACTTTAAAGTCACACACAACAGGAATATTAGTGTAAACATTAAAAAGCTTTATTATCTCTTGAGATTTACCTATAGCATAAGCTTTAAAAACAGGGGTTTTCCCTTCATTAATTTTTTTTAAAGCCCATTTAACCATATCTCCATAAACTTTACTTCTTTCAGGAAAAATATAAAATGGTTTTCCATATGTTGCTTCAATAATTAATTCATCACATTCCCCCGGTTCAGCAGCACTTGTAATTAAAGTATCTATGCAATTTATATCGCCTGTATATAAGATTGTTTTCTCTGGAGTTAAAACTTTAAATTGAGCAGAACCTAAAATATGTCCTGAATTTAAAAACTTTATCTCTACATCATCAATTTTAACTCGATCACCTATACGAATATCTTCTATATTCACAACTTTTCTTCCCTTAATTTTCTCATAGATTTCTCTAGTTTCTGGCGTCGCATATTTTCTATTTTTAAGAGAAAAACCATAGGTATGGTCTGAATGGGCATGAGAAATAAAAATTTTTACATTTTGAGTTAACCCTTTGCCGTTTATTGGATCAAAAATTAACTTTACATCATTATAAGATATAAATGTTCCATTAAACCAACCTAGTTTAACTTTATCCAAACTTAAGCACTCTTTCCTAATTTTTTAACTTCTTTTTTACTTAATTTTCTTTTAATAACATTCTCTTTTTTAGGTATTATTACACTTTTACCGTAAGGGTCTTTAATAATAAAAGTAAACTCTTTCTCTCCACTTTTGGCTTTTTGAAGGGCTTCAAGAAATTTTTTACAATTCTCTTTTTTTAAACCTTTAAGAGAAGAAAGCATTAAACTTGCTGCTTCTTCAATTCTATTTAGAACGCCTTCTATAGTAGTTATGTATCCTTCTGAAGCTGGTCCAGGCGTAACTTTAACCTTTAATTCAGGAATTAAAATCGTGGCTGTACTTGATTTTATAACTTTAGCATTCAATTCCTCGTTTTTTACTTTAATCTTCATAACGCTAGGCTCGCTTGAAGTTAATAAAAGAACATCCCTATAAGTAAACTTACAATTTTCACATAAAGCTGTTAAAAGAATAGCTGGACCATAAAATTCTACTTCTACTTCATTTTGAGTTAAATTTAAAGCATTTTCCTTGCAAATTGGGCATTTTTGGCTACGAAATAAAACTTCTCTAGGTTGACGCTCGCTCATAAACTTCTCTCCAGTAAACCAAGATTAAATTATGTAAAACACATTTAATAAATAATTAGTTGGTTAAAACTTATGGATATAAAGGTAATAATATTAAATTAAAGGTTGATTTTAGCTTTGCAAAACGTAAAACTTGATGAAAAAGATGTAAAAATTTTAGAGCTTTTACAGAAAAATTGCAAACTACCAATTAAAGATATAGCTTTCAACCTTAACATTCCAATAACTACTGTTTACGCTAAAATAAAAAGAATGGAAGAGCTTAAGCTTATTAAAGGTTATAAAACAATTTTAGATTATGGAAAAATAGGTAAAGGAACTCTCGCATTTATATTGGTTTCTGTAGCTTATAGACCTTTAAGCGAGGAAACCTTAATTTCTCAAAGAGAAATAGCTAAAGAAATCTCTAAATTCCCTGAAGTTCAAGAGGTTCATATAATTTCTGGGGATTGGGATATTTTAATAAAAGTTAGAGCAGAAAATGTTGATGCAATAGGAAGATTCGTTATAGATAAACTTAGAACTGTTAAAGGGATTCAAAAAACTCTTACATGCATGGTTTTTGACTCTATAAAAGAGGATCCCAGCTTGACTTTAAAATAACAAAATTAAACTTTATAATGAAACATTATTTTCATCTTTTTTTATATTTTCTCCACCTTTGATTTAACTGTTTTAAAAAGCATGTAAAGAAATGCTTTTAAAGTAGGCCAATCTCTCTTAAGCATTCTCTTAAATACGTAGCTTGCTCTAAAGTAAAATGATAAATAAGCTTTTGCCCAGACTCTCTTCATTTCATCTATGCTAAACTCCTTTAATGCAAATACTGGAGTAAGAATATCAAATTTAGACCAATCATATTCTTGAATTAAACCTTGTTTTAGAAGTTCTTCATAAAATTCTGTTCCAGGAAAAGGTGTTGCAATGCAAAATTGAGCTAAATCAGGATCCAATTCTTTAATGAATCTTATAGTCTTTTCTATTGTAGCTTTTGTTTCTCCAGGATAAAACAGGATAATTGAAGCTATAGTTTTTAATCCAGCTTCTTTAGACCATTTGAAAGCATTTTTAATCTGCTCAATTGTTATTCTTTTACCCATAGCATTTAAAATATTTTGATCACCAGATTCTACTCCAAAGAATATTGATTGACATCCAGAATCTGCCATAATATTTAATAATTGTTTATCAATCATATCAACTCTTGTTTCGCAATCCCAATTAACATCAAGCTTTTTAATTTCATTGCATAACTCAATTGTTCTTTTGCGATTAAGTGTAAATATATCATCCACGAATGTTACATATTTTACTTTATAAATTTCGTAAAGCTCCTTTATTTCCCCTACAATATTTATTGAAGATCTAGCTCTAAATTTATTACCAAAAATCTTCCTAACGGCGCAAAATTTACATTGAAATGGGCATCCTCTACTTGATAAAACACTTATTGAAGGACACTTTATACCAAAACTTTTATATTTATCTAAAGGTGGCAAAAGATGCCTAGCAGGGTAAGGAATAGAATCTAAATCCTCGATTAAAGGTCTATCAGGAAATGTAAAAATTTTATTTTTTACTCTAAGGGTTAATCCTAAAGTATTTTCTAACGATACACCACTATTAATTTTTTTTATAATTTCTAAAAATGTATATTCCCCTTCATCTCTTATTATACCATCAACGTAAGGTGCTTTCATAAGTGTTT is part of the Candidatus Bathyarchaeota archaeon genome and encodes:
- a CDS encoding winged helix-turn-helix transcriptional regulator — encoded protein: MEFLHPKAYLINKRNVKAGLSARTKILLSLERGGKKIKEICQETGLSYASVLHHIKLLIKEQVVKHGVDKKPYVYALTEYGQQKLV
- a CDS encoding nucleotide pyrophosphohydrolase; translated protein: MGSLREFQDLMKRIYYERDSRRGPYKTVLWLVSEVGEFSTALIRFNKAELESEAADVLAWLCSACNLLEINLEEAAFKKYGGECPKCHSLPCICKENI
- a CDS encoding preprotein translocase subunit Sec61beta, whose amino-acid sequence is MPAASAGLLSFFEEETGGVKLRPEIVLFLAIGLIVISLIAYFLG
- a CDS encoding ZPR1 zinc finger domain-containing protein, which gives rise to MSERQPREVLFRSQKCPICKENALNLTQNEVEVEFYGPAILLTALCENCKFTYRDVLLLTSSEPSVMKIKVKNEELNAKVIKSSTATILIPELKVKVTPGPASEGYITTIEGVLNRIEEAASLMLSSLKGLKKENCKKFLEALQKAKSGEKEFTFIIKDPYGKSVIIPKKENVIKRKLSKKEVKKLGKSA
- a CDS encoding Lrp/AsnC family transcriptional regulator, translating into MQNVKLDEKDVKILELLQKNCKLPIKDIAFNLNIPITTVYAKIKRMEELKLIKGYKTILDYGKIGKGTLAFILVSVAYRPLSEETLISQREIAKEISKFPEVQEVHIISGDWDILIKVRAENVDAIGRFVIDKLRTVKGIQKTLTCMVFDSIKEDPSLTLK
- a CDS encoding radical SAM protein — translated: MLINPPLPSHSYSNELITQPLGLAYIAAVLEKNGFSVEILDCPPLGYRCEDVKFHIEKLKPNVVGITSTTPTINNALKIAEIVKNVSLETKVFLGGPHVSFLDEETLMKAPYVDGIIRDEGEYTFLEIIKKINSGVSLENTLGLTLRVKNKIFTFPDRPLIEDLDSIPYPARHLLPPLDKYKSFGIKCPSISVLSSRGCPFQCKFCAVRKIFGNKFRARSSINIVGEIKELYEIYKVKYVTFVDDIFTLNRKRTIELCNEIKKLDVNWDCETRVDMIDKQLLNIMADSGCQSIFFGVESGDQNILNAMGKRITIEQIKNAFKWSKEAGLKTIASIILFYPGETKATIEKTIRFIKELDPDLAQFCIATPFPGTEFYEELLKQGLIQEYDWSKFDILTPVFALKEFSIDEMKRVWAKAYLSFYFRASYVFKRMLKRDWPTLKAFLYMLFKTVKSKVEKI